From the genome of Plasmodium malariae genome assembly, chromosome: 9, one region includes:
- the PmUG01_09034500 gene encoding conserved Plasmodium protein, unknown function, whose protein sequence is MMTKLIKFIILRPRGIPQNLELEINCSEIIKNLKHKLFSEDIKKELNVRFIYMGKILDDKKRLDDYINYYQKDLFSNNKSNTLINDNRNEYQSDKNKDMSNKNISNDCNENIIPITIHVKITEKCNSIKGGEYINAASNYSCMYCEEMFSCIYIMYSDMCKLYIIHPVHPTLSNFVLFLLPLYIMLTLFQYFFFFLSLFYIDNFDYKTFNTVLAQLSIIMFVTLLWLYRYNHGESFPAFSLIVLFAFTFLIITVFIYTYLIVFFDNMFIIICTFFEYLKHYFMRTWVYINEKKEEFFLRREARNNNTNAKEN, encoded by the exons atgatgacgaaattaataaaatttattattctacGACCAAGAGGAATACCCCAAAATTTGG AATTAGAAATAAACTGCagtgaaataattaaaaaccTGAAACATAAGTTGTTTTcagaagatataaaaaaag aattaaatgttcgttttatatatatgggcAAAATACTGGACGACAAAAAAAGACTAGAtgattacataaattattatcagAAAGATTTGTTCTCAAATAATAAATCGAATACCTTAATTAACGATAATAGAAATGAATACCAAAGTGATAAGAACAAAGATATgagtaataaaaacatttctAATGATTGCAACGAGAATATTATTCCTATAACGATTCATGTGAAAATTACGGAAAAGTGCAATTCCATAAAAGGTGGTGAGTATATTAATGCGGCTAGCAATTACAGTTGCATGTACTGCGAAGAAATGTTCTcttgtatatacattatgTACAGTGATATGTgcaaattatacataattcaCCCCGTTCACCCCACTCTTTCAAACTTCGTGCTATTCCTTCTACCCCTATACATTATGCTTACattatttcaatatttctttttcttcctttctcttttttatatagacAACTTTGATTACAAAACATTCAATACAGTTTTAGCTCAACTAAGTATTATAATGTTTGTTACTCTATTATGGCTGTACAGATATAATCATGGGGAGTCCTTTCCtgcattttcattaataGTGTTATTTGCATTTACATTTCTTATTATaactgtttttatttatacctatctaattgtatttttcgataatatgttcattataatttgtacattttttgaatatcTTAAGCACTATTTTATGCGTACATGGGTATacattaatgaaaaaaaagaagagttTTTTTTAAGACGGGAAgcaagaaataataatacaaatgcAAAGGAAAATTGA
- the mtRNAP gene encoding DNA-directed RNA polymerase, putative — protein MRINITTIFSINRFTKFYTNRFFTFFLRREGKQGECPFSDIIVSVSTNINVTRKEKENESIIYKNANIINVNKDDKYTRKGCIEDSKVNRFTNPQLTDNCSKGKNNRIKKCKKEKKNIDSPHGKVNIRFLNKSEQRKKPIEQEEIKEQSRSYTESTNIDKEVVNELHNLIRSIKKLDVEKKKNIIKYIDTLDKKYVQNVDKKILIFFENLDLYMSANGLLMCDIGGAEIINHIEKVDIEGGERQLNSPLSVDATDDKGYENGILRPSTDLRMGINTDVSTGISMNVGSSAGNNINNLFDMNFIREQKKLIYGDNIYPIVLNKREKEDKVTINDQGKTRKLLNKMDSCEKMRNREDTDHCDIINVRRQMLIERSSYKKAIEEAEDFVSNLHNLKKITEIQGLCKIYLNWVSELEKKIIYYKEKKKIRNKKIRKKNFLPEHMEEKLLAIITVKWAIQYTFNPLKKKYSNNVTTQSKNFEQSYAYQSLFTHVAIKIGEEVNNEMNFQLLDKNNLLSNYIKKNKSNVSFSHFQKYRILNEIRRKIRNAKGEAVNSGTLKSSTGEAMLSNERIAPEVSSIDDCNHLISNNIDLIQWNSARKAAVGGFLLKMLVDNAKVDVDLNTAKEEYKNEYKYYLFLHKTAKSNGDMLYSECKYKKELNYQRFYEEESNSLKFIILDRSKTGADGTRAANNADNCSNMVEEKGKKKKKNMTCSGEGSKSGREGGEVKGEVNAEVKGEVSSEVNEDVKEDVKEDVKEDVKENVKEHINAHINEHINEHINEHINEHINEHVDEIDVRGAGKGVKREKEENKFCQKQKEKLKRKEIILYRSRRDKNKIELSVFVHSYIWKNNGWYGVIHMRGCCANYLLNNAINSHVPLNYLPMICKPKRWINNEEGGMLLLKNNFIRCNIKPLFNLDVCDLSRIKNIVSEIGNVRWKINKEILYFIEEAYMNGKTIGKIPLNKNYSLPDSIGMITLSNDNNRNNSNNDYNSNSSNNYDGNCYSSNGYNSNSKEELRKYYLIKEEINRLNKRLISERPTFLQKLAVAKTLENNKIIYFPHNIDFRGRMYPLSPHLHHMSDDICRSLISFYDEKEIGERGLFWLKIHLANNFGKDKLNFDKRIEWVNKNLHNIKKLSENPFENMEFWNTADKPWQALAVSLELTKALQCSDATKFKSSIPVQQDGTCNGLQHYAALGKDKNGGKAVNIIPSDEPQDIYSVVLDIVISKIRRDLGTGDANSMGSIRSVSKSSCVSSLSSSRGCRDWGNGLSRGDLANYCFTYDLLKRKVVKQTIMTICYGVTSIGAKNQVKGKIQNMIGKDLDKNTINKLSQYISNYIFESISEIFKRAMIIKKWFNNLSKVTNELNIPITWISPIGLPCEQPYRLGNRILVNTPLQSVSVISYQNSLLHKNKQRLGFPPNFVHSLDASHLMMTAEKMLIQNNFSFAAVHDSYWAHACNVDIMNTFIRDSFVTLYNEPILENIYKNFRMRLGKYATKIPPPPEQGELDISLVRQSSYFFS, from the coding sequence ATGAGAATTAACATTACGACAATCTTTTCGATTAACAGATTTACTAAATTTTATACGAACAGattttttacattcttcTTAAGAAGGGAAGGTAAACAAGGGGAATGTCCCTTCTCCGACATTATAGTAAGTGTATCTACAAATATCAATGTGAcaaggaaagaaaaagaaaatgaaagcataatatataaaaatgcaaaCATCATTAATGTTAATAAGGATGATAAGTACACAAGAAAAGGATGCATAGAAGACAGCAAAGTTAACAGGTTCACAAACCCTCAACTCACTGATAACTGCAGCAAAGGAAAGAAtaacagaataaaaaaatgcaaaaaagaaaagaagaatattGATTCTCCCCATGGAAAAGTAAATATTCGTTTTTTGAATAAATCTGAGCAAAGGAAAAAACCAATAGAACAGGaggaaataaaagaacaGAGTCGATCCTATACGGAGAGCACAAACATAGATAAAGAAGTTGTAAACGAATTACACAATTTAATAAGATCTATTAAAAAACTAgatgtagaaaaaaaaaaaaatattataaaatacattgaCACGTTAGATAAgaaatatgtacaaaatgttgataaaaaaatactcatcttttttgaaaatttagaTCTATATATGTCCGCCAATGGTTTGTTAATGTGTGATATTGGGGGTGCAGAAATAATTAACCATATAGAAAAGGTAGACATAGAAGGGGGGGAAAGGCAGCTCAACTCCCCTTTAAGCGTAGATGCTACCGATGATAAGGGGTACGAAAATGGTATATTACGCCCTAGCACAGACCTTAGAATGGGCATTAATACGGACGTTAGCACTGGCATTAGCATGAACGTTGGTAGTAGCGCTGgaaataacattaataatCTCTTTGATATGAACTTTATAAGAGAACAGAAAAAGCTTATCTATGGCGATAATATATACCCCATCGTTCTGAATAAACGGGAAAAAGAGGACAAGGTTACCATTAATGATCAGGGGAAGAcgagaaaattattaaacaaaatgGATTCATGTGAAAAAATGCGCAATAGAGAGGATACGGACCATTGtgatattattaatgtaAGAAGACAAATGTTGATCGAACGATCGTCTTACAAAAAAGCGATTGAAGAAGCGGAGGACTTTGTTTCGAACCTACacaacttaaaaaaaattacagaaATTCAAGGATtatgcaaaatatatttaaattggGTTAGTGAgctggaaaaaaaaataatttattataaagaaaaaaaaaaaataagaaataagaaaataagaaaaaaaaattttcttcctGAACATATGGAAGAAAAATTACTAGCTATTATAACAGTAAAATGGGCTATTCAATACACTTTTAatcctttaaaaaaaaaatattcaaataatgtAACTACTCAATCAAAGAATTTTGAACAATCTTATGCGTACCAGTCCCTTTTCACACATGTTGCCATAAAAATTGGGGAGGAAGTAAACAATGAAATGAATTTTCAACTACTGGACAAAAACAACCTCCTCTCTAATTATATCAAGAAAAACAAATCGAACGTATCCTTTTCTCATTTCCAGAAGTATAGGATTCTGAATGAGATAAGACGAAAGATAAGGAATGCAAAGGGAGAAGCGGTGAATAGCGGTACGTTGAAGAGTAGCACGGGTGAAGCAATGTTAAGTAACGAGCGTATAGCACCTGAGGTATCCTCCATTGACGATTGTAACCACCTTATAAGTAACAATATCGATTTAATTCAATGGAATTCTGCAAGGAAGGCAGCAGTGGGTGGCTTTTTACTAAAAATGCTAGTTGATAATGCAAAGGTGGATGTGGATTTAAATACAGCCAAAGAAGAGTATAAGAATGAgtacaaatattatttatttttacacaaGACAGCAAAAAGTAATGGAGATATGCTGTATTCTGaatgcaaatataaaaaggaattaaaCTATCAAAGGTTTTATGAAGAAGAATCGAACTcgttaaaatttattatccTTGATAGAAGTAAGACTGGAGCTGATGGCACAAGAGCGGCTAATAACGCTGACAACTGCAGTAACATGGTAGAGgaaaaaggcaaaaaaaaaaaaaaaaatatgacatGTTCAGGAGAGGGGAGTAAAAGCGGAAGGGAAGGGGGAGAAGTGAAAGGGGAAGTGAACGCAGAAGTGAAGGGGGAAGTGAGCTCAGAAGTGAATGAAGACGTAAAAGAAGACGTAAAAGAAGACGTAAAAGAAGACGTAAAAGAAAACGTAAAAGAACACATAAACGCACACATAAACGAACACATAAACGAACACATAAACGAACACATAAACGAACACATAAACGAACATGTAGACGAAATCGATGTGAGGGGAGCAGGAAAGGGTGTGAAAAGGGAGaaggaagaaaataaattttgccAAAAGCAAAAGGAGAAGCTAAAGAGGAAGGAGATAATATTGTACAGGTCGAGGAGggataagaataaaatagagTTATCCGTGTTtgtacattcatatatatggaaGAACAACGGATGGTATGGCGTAATACACATGAGAGGGTGTTGTGCTAATTATTTACTAAACAATGCAATTAATTCTCATGTGCCTTTAAATTATTTGCCTATGATATGTAAGCCTAAAAGGTGGATAAACAATGAGGAAGGGGGTATGCTGttattaaagaataattttattagatGTAATATCAAgccattatttaatttagaTGTTTGTGATTTaagtagaataaaaaatatcgtATCAGAGATAGGAAATGTGAgatggaaaataaataaagaaattttatattttattgaagAAGCATATATGAATGGGAAAACAATTGGTAAGATACcactaaataaaaattattctctTCCAGACAGTATTGGCATGATTACACTgagtaatgataataatagaaaCAACAGTAATAACGattataatagtaacagtagTAACAATTATGATGGTAACTGTTACAGTAGTAATGgttataatagtaatagtaaggAGGAACTAAGAAAATACTActtaataaaagaagaaataaacaGATTAAATAAACGTTTAATTAGTGAAAGGCCAACATTTCTACAAAAACTAGCTGTAGCCAAAactttagaaaataataaaataatatattttcctcaTAATATTGATTTTAGGGGTAGAATGTATCCTCTCTCTCCTCATTTACATCATATGAGTGATGATATATGTAGAAgcttaatttcattttatgatgaaaaagaaataggaGAAAGAGGTTTATTCTggttaaaaatacatttagcTAACAATTTTGGAAAAGATAAACtaaattttgataaaagAATAGAATGGGTTAATAAAAATctacataatattaaaaaattaagtgaaAATCCTTTTGAAAATATGGAATTTTGGAATACAGCAGATAAACCATGGCAAGCTTTAGCTGTATCTTTAGAATTAACAAAAGCCTTGCAGTGTTCGGATGctacaaaatttaaaagtagTATACCAGTACAACAGGACGGTACATGTAATGGTCTACAACATTACGCTGCCTTGGGAAAGGATAAAAATGGAGGAAAAGCGGTAAACATCATTCCATCCGACGAACCGCAAGATATTTATTCGGTCGTGCTGGACATAGTGATAAGTAAGATTAGGAGAGATCTAGGCACGGGGGATGCGAACAGTATGGGAAGCATACGCAGTGTGAGCAAATCTAGCTGCGTAAGCAGTTTAAGCAGTTCTAGGGGTTGTAGAGACTGGGGTAATGGCTTGAGCAGGGGAGATCTGGCTAATTACTGCTTTACATATGATTTACTGAAAAGAAAAGTAGTTAAGCAAACCATTATGACGATCTGCTATGGGGTAACATCCATAGGAGCAAAGAATCAAGTAAAGGggaaaattcaaaatatgatTGGAAAAGACTTAGACAAAAATACGATTAACAAACTGTCACAATATATTtccaattatatatttgaatcaattagtgaaatatttaaaagagcaatgataataaaaaaatggtttaataatttatctaAAGTTACTAATGAACTAAATATACCTATTACTTGGATTTCCCCCATAGGTTTACCATGTGAACAACCCTACAGATTAGGAAATAGAATTTTAGTTAATACACCACTACAGTCAGTTAGTGTTATATCTTATCAAAATAGTTTATTACACAAAAATAAGCAAAGGTTAGGATTCCCACCAAATTTTGTACATTCCTTAGATGCATCTCATTTAATGATGACAGCAGAAAAAATGCTAAtccaaaataattttagtttCGCAGCTGTACATGACTCCTATTGGGCACATGCATGTAATGTTGACATTATGAACACATTCATTAGAGATTCTTTTGTAACCTTATATAATGAACCTATCTTagaaaacatttataaaaattttaggaTGAGATTAGGTAAATATGCTACCAAAATACCTCCACCCCCCGAGCAAGGGGAATTAGACATATCGCTTGTTCGGCAGAGTAGTTACTTTTTTAGCTGA
- the TIM44 gene encoding mitochondrial import inner membrane translocase subunit TIM44, putative gives MKSIINNVVVKNFKSGNNLKYRRLISGKCEVKNIYNSKNIILNRVYCFESSDRKVLGCIYSSLNKKNYSSFMKNVIEQVKKDMKENKKYQEALKELKDKIEIEDKAIKLKRRIEENTNFFKTVKEKNAEAIKIICNDINNFVSYCFENYYALKYSKYITVKLFLTLKELLINTTNKLIELSEKWNDNNAFVHLDKWRQEMAIKRFKKKNAQINEKKGYKNVSSKNVSGKNMSGKNMSGKNVSAKNVSKNFEENEKENSINYNDSDSVNNANEQSVDKNKNCENKEGSELILTYESAWDKFGSKLKDMPFLNNFFENPILGKLFGETELAAALREMKMHDKNFKLSELMYLFEYVISKHIVESYLIGDEETLRLHCGPSAFNSLNASINERKKKKVFLDTNVLIYKNHELKGAQRMEESTPWFIFTFHTQQINCLKNKNDEIIEGKIDDIREVVYTIALSKHPEPEKEGLLYPYIVREFAIIGNTPSW, from the exons ATGAAgagtataataaataatgtagttgtgaaaaattttaaaagtggtaataatttaaaatatagaagATTAATTTCGGGAAAATGTGAagtcaaaaatatatataatagtaaaaatataatacttaaTAGGGTGTATTGTTTCGAAAGTAGTGACAGAAAAGTACTTGGATGCATATACTCAtccttaaataaaaaaaattattccagCTTTATGAAGAATGTTATAGAACAG GTTAAGAAAGACAtgaaagaaaacaaaaagtaCCAAGAGGCTTTAAAGGAATTGAAggataaaatagaaatagaAGATAAGgcaataaaattaaaaagacgAATTGAAGAAaacacaaatttttttaaaacagtaaaagaaaaaaacgcAGAGgcgataaaaataatatgcaaTGATATCAACAATTTTGTTTCATAttgttttgaaaattattacgcattaaaatatagtaaatacATAACtgttaaattattcttaacCTTAAAAGAATTACTAATAAATACAACAAATAAATTGATTGAGTTGAGTGAAAAGTGGAATGACAACAATGCATTCGTTCATTTAGACAAATGGCGGCAAGAAATGGCAATAAAAaggtttaaaaaaaaaaatgcccagattaatgaaaaaaaggggTATAAAAATGTGAGTAGTAAAAATGTGAGTGGCAAAAATATGAGTGGCAAAAATATGAGTGGCAAAAATGTGAGTGCTAAAAATGtaagtaaaaattttgaagaaaacgaaaaagaaaacagtattaattataatgacAGTGACAGTGTTAACAACGCGAATGAACAGTCAGtcgataaaaataaaaattgtgaaaataaagaaggtAGCGAATTAATTTTAACCTATGAGTCTGCATGGGATAAATTTGGAAGTAAATTGAAAGATATgccatttttaaataatttttttgaaaaccCTATTTTAGGAAAATTATTTGGGGAAACTGAATTAGCTGCTGCTCTAAGAGAAATGAAAATGcatgataaaaattttaaattatcagaactgatgtatttatttgaatatgTTATATCAAAACATATTGTCGAATCTTATTTAATTGGAGATGAAGAAACACTCCGATTACACTGTGGCCCATCGGCATTTAATTCCTTAAATGCAAGTattaatgaaagaaaaaaaaaaaaagtcttcCTAGACActaatgttttaatatacaaaaatcaTGAACTTAAAGGAGCTCAAAGAATGGAAGAAAGTACTCCTTGGTTCATTTTTACGTTCCACACACAACAAATTAAttgcttaaaaaataaaaatgatgaaattaTTGAAGGAAAAATTGATGACATTAGAGAAGTTGTTTATACCATAGCCCTATCTAAACACCCCGAACCCGAAAAAGAGGGATTACTGTACCCTTACATAGTAAGGGAGTTTGCAATTATTGGCAATACCCCCTCCtggtaa
- the SNRPD1 gene encoding small nuclear ribonucleoprotein Sm D1, putative, which yields MKLVSFLMKLTNENVTIELKNGTLITGVITGIDIKMNTHMKNVKVVIKNKNIGEYNVKTKQFLSLEHVTIRGNNIRYFILSDNLPLDTLLVDDTPKHKISKDKTFAGKDKGKTKGRGRGRKIAKR from the coding sequence ATGAAGCTAGtatcatttttaatgaagttgacaaatgaaaatgtaaCGATAGAACTAAAAAATGGAACCCTTATAACTGGTGTGATAACAGGAATAgatattaaaatgaatacaCATATGAAGAATGTTAAAGTCgttattaagaataaaaatataggtgaatataatgttaaaacaaaacaatttttatccCTTGAGCATGTAACTATAAGGGGTAATAATAtaagatattttattttgtccgATAATTTACCTCTGGACACACTATTAGTTGATGATACACCGAAACATAAAATTTCGAAAGACAAAACTTTTGCAGGTAAAGATAAAGGGAAGACAAAGGGACGGGGGCGAGGAAGGAAAATTGCCAAAAGGTAG
- the PmUG01_09034900 gene encoding conserved Plasmodium protein, unknown function, translating into MVFIPVEIIFKSFPSISKDRVKFLRHYSFLSLILGAAALYQAHKPDFSVRHYTPSYFYKCRLNKLKKEGIIDEEKYNKIING; encoded by the exons ATGGTTTTCATCCCTGTTGAGATAATCTTTAAAAGTTTCCCAAGTATATCGAAAGATAGAGTTAAATTTTTAAGGCATTATAG CTTTCTCAGTTTAATTTTAGGCGCTGCAGCTTTATACCAGGCCCACAAACCAGACTTCAGTGTAAGACATTACACGCCATCCTATTTTTACAAATGCCGTTTAAACAAGTTGAAAAAAGAAGGGATAATAGATgaggaaaaatataacaaaattattaacgGTTAA
- the PmUG01_09035000 gene encoding kelch protein, putative, with protein MPANRFLNTKTEDSYIGKLTHDTIIFGENLFKVISKTFSNNKSITLNEYTDDNIENISFCSEVLPFYCKSEIIHKGNIFNVRFGHACIFYKNNIYIYGGNQHIKNFNPKTIQFNVVSCVQYHVYSIMCTVSCVQYHVYSIMCTVSCVQYHVYSIMCTVSCVQYHVYSIMCIVSCVQYHVYSIMCTVSCIYLPFLSEDTQVFKVVEEKKSPQIRYYATLNVIHSSEYDEECFFLFGGKRGKYITNDTYIFRLSNDSWEHIKLNFSPPPIFGHVSFMYKNIIFIHGGNMGNLHLNSNMWSYFEEEKKWVKILSKDEYYNKGIYKPSGRFFHSCAVCISNQGNDVKAYIFGGLNNQNKCVEDLFWSYSLNNGKWSKIENSYGKIPVERYGHSSTVLNDRWFVLFGGYNFSWYSKTELLDIHAYDINLNTWASLNVYGMPLVTHHFYGNIIQVDNSGYFFVFGGLRNNEACSKIYKFIPLLSSPYFKILRDKLEEMGERMLHLENYPRRTLSPIYSKEIKEIKNSLSDISFTLVRYIQLTCDINEKIKISNELSKNNYSYLSEKMEHNSKHFDSLVNRVEQLSKGSLDYSFQKKEDLSNEDSCENILKDQNVNFSPSCAESSEINYEQQGKL; from the exons AAACTGAAGATTCATATATAGGAAAACTTACTCATGATACTATAATATTTggagaaaatttatttaaagttATATCAAAGactttttcaaataataaatctataaccttaaatgaatatacagATGATAATATAGAGAACATATCGTTTTGTTCTGAAGTTTTACCCTTTTATTGTAAATCagaaataattcataaaggaaatatttttaacgtTCGTTTTGGACATGcatgcatattttataaaaacaatatttacatttatggAGGAAATCAACATATCAAAAATTTCAACCCCAAAACAATACAGTTTAATGTAG TATCATGTGTACAGTATCATGTGTACAGTATCATGTGTACAGTATCATGTGTACAGTATCATGTGTACAGTATCATGTGTACAGTATCATGTGTACAGTATCATGTGTACAGTATCATGTGTACAGTATCATGTGTACAGTATCATGTGTACAGTATCATGTGTATAGTATCATGTGTACAGTATCATGTGTACAGTATCATGTGTACAGtatcatgtatatatttaccttttttatcTGAAGACACACAAGTTTTCAAAGTggtagaagaaaaaaaatctcCTCAAATCAGATACTATGCAACATTAAATGTAATTCACTCGAGTGAGTATGATGAAGAatgcttttttctttttgggGGAAAAAGAGGGAAATACATTACTAAtgatacttatatatttcgTTTAAGTAATGATTCTTGGGAGCATATAAAACTTAATTTTTCACCACCACCCATTTTTGGTCATGTTTCTTTCATGTACAAGAACATTATCTTTATTCATGGAG GAAATATGGGGAATTTGCACTTAAACAGTAATATGTGGAGTTATtttgaagaagaaaaaaaatgggtaaaaattttgagtaaagatgaatattataacaaGGGTATTTATAAACCCAGTGGTCGTTTTTTTCACTCATGTGCTGTGTGTATATCTAACCAAGGAAATGATGTAAAGGCTTATATTTTTGGGGGAttaaataatcaaaataaatgtgTAGAAGATCTTTTTTGGTcttattcattaaataacGGAAAGTGGAGCAAAATAGAAAACTCATATGGAAAAATACCTGTAGAGCGTTATGg TCATAGTTCAACAGTATTAAATGATAGATGGTTCGTCCTTTTTGGTGGATACAACTTTTCCTGGTACTCCAAGACGGAACTTTTAG ATATACACGCATATGACATAAATTTAAACACCTGGGCAAGCTTAAATGTGTACGGAATGCCCCTAGTAACCCATCATTTCTATGGAAATATAATTCAAGTAGATAATAGTGGGTACTTTTTCGTTTTCGGGggtttaagaaataatgaagcttgtagcaaaatatataaatttattccaTTACTATCATCTCCCTACtttaa AATACTCAGAGATAAACTTGAAGAAATGGGGGAAAGAATGCTACATTTGGAAAATTACCCAAGACGAACATTAAGTCCCATATACAGtaaggaaataaaagaaataaaaaattctttaagTGATATTAGCTTCACCCTTGTTCGGTATATACAATTAACTTGcgatataaatgaaaaaataaaaatttcaaatgAGTTAAGTAAAAACAATTATTCTTACTTATCGGAAAAGATGGAGCATAATAGTAAGCATTTCGACTCTTTAGTAAACAGAGTTGAACAATTAAGCAAAGGATCACTTGATTATTcctttcaaaaaaaagaagatttgTCCAATGAGGATAGTTGtgagaatattttaaaggatcaaaatgttaatttttcaCCTTCGTGTGCGGAAAGTAgcgaaataaattatgaacagcAAGGTAAATTATGA